The Megachile rotundata isolate GNS110a chromosome 3, iyMegRotu1, whole genome shotgun sequence genome includes a window with the following:
- the LOC143264156 gene encoding uncharacterized protein LOC143264156 isoform X1, whose protein sequence is MLPKLRNSTSTLIPLAPNYLNLLIPPVGMREFFLLARSFFKVFKGPACTFRIGISPDFSGLKNIFEVNVASTLDAPLPPSKVSFPPLFIQIKTFSSSQFSMNFPRKSTLSILGFPHRIECAFTSPSINIFSQFFLIICSISLFKISQHSMNSFRDLFDEK, encoded by the exons ATGCTCCCTAAG CTTCGAAACTCTACGAGCACTCTTATTCCACTTGCTCCAAACTACCTTAATCTCCTCATCCCACCAGTAGGCATGCGAGAATTTTTCCTTCTTGCCCGTTCTTTTTTTAAG gTTTTTAAGGGTCCAGCCTGCACCTTCCGCATTGGCATCAGTCCGGATTTCTCTGG GCTGAAAAATATATTCGAGGTGAACGTAGCATCGACGCTCGACGCACCTCTGCCCCCTTCAAAGGTAAGCTTCCCTCCTTTATTTATACAGATAAAAACATTTTCATCAAGTCAGTTTTCTATGAATTTTCCTCGTAAATCTACTCTATCAATTCTAGGTTTCCCCCACCGAATCGAGTGTGCGTTTACGTCTCCAtctattaatatattttcacaATTCTTTCTCATTATTTGTTCAATATCCTTATTCAAGATATCCCAACACTCCATGAATTCTTTTAGAGATTTATTCGATGAGAAATAA